From [Chlorobium] sp. 445, one genomic window encodes:
- the hppD gene encoding 4-hydroxyphenylpyruvate dioxygenase, which produces MQVLEQIDTLSTSTALRLNDFDHVEFYVGNAKQAAQFYRTVFGFKITAYSGPETGVREKASYLVEQGKVRFVLTSPLSPDSEIAEHIKQHGDGVRDIAFEVDDAAAVYETVVARGARSVQAPTTLSDEHGTLIRAAVATFGDTIHSFIERKSYKAFLPGFVARTVEPPQSAGLRAIDHIVGNVDWNQMETWVKFYERMFDFRQFQSFDDKDISTEFSALRSKVMTNASERIKMPINEPAQGKKKSQIEEYIQFYRGPGVQHIALLTDDILQTVKTLRANGVEFITVPDTYYDVLLERVPEVREPIAELKTQHILVDKDEHGYMLQIFTKPVQDRPTLFYEIIQRRGSKSFGKGNFKALFEAIERDQAARGNL; this is translated from the coding sequence ATGCAAGTTCTCGAGCAAATCGATACACTTTCTACATCCACCGCCCTGCGGCTCAACGATTTTGATCATGTTGAGTTCTATGTCGGCAATGCCAAACAAGCTGCACAGTTCTACCGCACTGTGTTTGGATTTAAAATCACAGCCTACTCTGGTCCTGAAACAGGCGTGCGCGAAAAAGCCTCGTATCTTGTGGAGCAAGGCAAGGTTCGCTTTGTGCTAACCTCACCACTCTCACCCGACTCTGAAATTGCAGAGCATATCAAGCAGCATGGTGATGGCGTCCGAGATATCGCCTTTGAGGTAGATGATGCTGCCGCCGTCTATGAGACCGTTGTAGCACGCGGTGCACGCAGTGTGCAAGCACCTACAACACTCTCCGATGAACATGGTACACTGATTCGTGCCGCCGTTGCAACCTTCGGCGATACTATTCACAGTTTCATTGAGCGCAAATCATACAAAGCCTTTCTACCCGGCTTTGTGGCGCGCACCGTCGAGCCGCCGCAATCAGCGGGCTTGAGAGCAATTGACCATATCGTCGGCAATGTGGACTGGAATCAGATGGAGACATGGGTCAAGTTTTATGAACGTATGTTTGATTTCCGCCAATTCCAGAGCTTTGATGACAAAGATATCTCTACCGAGTTTTCAGCGCTGCGCTCAAAGGTGATGACTAATGCCAGCGAGCGTATCAAAATGCCCATCAATGAACCAGCACAAGGAAAGAAGAAATCGCAAATTGAGGAGTATATCCAGTTTTATCGCGGACCGGGCGTGCAACATATCGCGCTGCTGACGGATGACATTTTACAGACAGTCAAAACACTGCGTGCAAACGGCGTGGAGTTTATCACCGTGCCAGATACCTACTACGATGTGCTGCTGGAGCGCGTACCAGAAGTGCGCGAACCAATTGCTGAACTGAAAACGCAGCATATTTTGGTCGATAAAGATGAACATGGCTACATGCTTCAAATCTTTACAAAGCCTGTGCAAGATCGCCCAACGCTGTTCTATGAAATTATCCAGCGTCGAGGCTCAAAGAGTTTTGGCAAAGGCAATTTCAAAGCGCTGTTCGAGGCAATTGAACGCGACCAAGCTGCACGTGGAAATTTGTAA
- a CDS encoding two-component sensor histidine kinase gives MNTTTLKGGLILLAVIGALTVFVFTQQLIGKVREQQRQKVELWVKAIKMLVDTENTSEISFLFTEIISVIDFPAILSDSAKTPLTWRNIKIDSTLSREAQIAYLKAHIEEMDAVYKPVEVRLDPSTVQYIHYGDSDLVKALQIAPVLLGAGVGVFILIAYLTFSYIRRTETSNIWVGMAKETAHQLGTPISSLMGWIELLKSASDNPERQAQIIFEMQTDINRLNRVASRFSKIGSKVAVSLECVAEVIEGVFDYYRMRLPQMGKNILLEVNDTTGARVQINRELMEWVFENLTKNGIDAIERKTGEIRANITVDPRYVIIDLSDTGKGIEPQHRAEVFRPGFSTKPRGWGLGLTLARRIVEDYHGGKLLLKESTVGKGTTFRIKLPRHTQQKEASKNKSHSYN, from the coding sequence ATGAATACTACGACGCTCAAAGGCGGATTGATTCTGCTAGCTGTGATTGGGGCACTGACCGTCTTTGTATTCACGCAGCAACTCATTGGCAAAGTCCGCGAACAGCAACGTCAAAAGGTTGAGCTCTGGGTAAAGGCAATTAAAATGCTGGTCGATACAGAGAACACCAGCGAAATTTCTTTTCTCTTCACAGAGATTATTAGCGTAATTGATTTCCCAGCGATTCTTTCTGACAGTGCTAAGACCCCGCTGACTTGGCGCAACATTAAAATCGATTCCACACTCTCGCGCGAGGCACAAATCGCCTACTTGAAAGCGCACATTGAGGAAATGGACGCCGTCTATAAACCCGTTGAAGTGCGCCTCGACCCCTCAACCGTCCAATATATTCACTACGGCGACTCCGACTTGGTCAAAGCCTTGCAAATCGCACCCGTGCTCTTAGGCGCAGGGGTTGGAGTCTTCATCTTGATTGCCTACCTGACATTCAGTTACATTCGACGCACAGAGACCTCCAACATCTGGGTCGGTATGGCAAAGGAAACAGCGCATCAGCTCGGTACACCGATTTCCTCACTCATGGGCTGGATTGAGCTGCTCAAAAGCGCAAGCGATAATCCTGAACGACAAGCTCAAATTATTTTTGAGATGCAAACCGATATCAATCGCTTGAACCGTGTGGCTTCGCGCTTTTCGAAGATTGGCTCAAAAGTGGCAGTATCGCTAGAATGTGTGGCTGAAGTAATTGAAGGCGTCTTCGACTACTACCGCATGCGGTTGCCGCAGATGGGCAAAAATATCTTGCTGGAAGTCAATGACACGACTGGCGCCCGCGTGCAAATAAACCGTGAATTGATGGAATGGGTGTTCGAAAACCTTACTAAAAATGGCATCGATGCCATTGAACGAAAGACGGGCGAAATTCGTGCAAACATCACAGTCGACCCACGCTATGTGATTATTGACCTAAGTGATACAGGCAAAGGCATCGAGCCACAGCACCGCGCAGAGGTTTTTCGACCTGGCTTTAGCACAAAGCCGCGCGGATGGGGACTTGGGCTCACACTGGCGCGACGCATCGTAGAAGATTACCATGGCGGCAAACTCTTGCTCAAAGAAAGCACCGTGGGCAAAGGCACGACCTTCCGAATTAAATTACCTCGGCATACACAGCAAAAGGAGGCATCCAAAAACAAGTCTCATTCGTACAATTAG